The Myroides fluvii region CTAAATCGACATAACGCATTCTGTAGCGCAATTCTGGATCTGTAAAAGCATCAAAGGTATTTCCCTCTGCATCCGTTTTAGGTAATGGCAACGGGCGCAACGATTTGCTCAATAGAGAAAGTCCTTGTACGCGTACTGTTTTTTCTCCTACTTGCGTCGTGAATAACTCTCCTTCGATACCAATGATATCTCCGAGGTCAATTAGCTTTTTGTAAACTTCGTTGTATAAATCTTTGTTCTCACCCGGACAAAGTTCATCTCTGTTGATATATAGTTGAATCTTTCCTTCACTGTCTTGAATCGTTGCGAAAGAAGCTTTTCCTTGAATACGCGAAGACATGAGTCTTCCTGCCACAATTACCTTCTTACCTTCTTCAAAACCGTTCTTTATCTGCTTGGATGTATGATTTACTGGAAATAAGTTAGCAGGATAAGGATTCACACCAAGCTCTTGCAATTTTGCGAGCTTCTCTCTTCTGATGATTTCTTGTTCTGAAAGTTGCATAATAATTGTGAATTATGAATTAATTTATAAAGTGCAAATATAGGTAATCTTTAAAAATTACTCCCCATTGTATAGAGCCAAATGTCAGTTAATTAGTCAATTGATCTGTTTAGAGGAAATTTCAAGATAGGGTTTAACGGAAATTATACCCATAATTCATAAAAAATGACGAAATTTGTAGGGTATAAATAAGTGATTATGAGTATTTGGAGAGTAATTTTGTCTATTATATTTCCGCCTATTGCAGTGTACGATAAAGGGTGCGGATCCATAGTAATTGTTTTTCTTTTAACCCTAGCCGGTTGGATTCCTGGCGTTATTGGAGCTTTAGTCATTCTCAATAATCCGAAATATAACCGCTAAGTTTTTGAACATGAATAAAGAAGTAACCCTAATTGATTTAGGTGAAAAAGACTATAAAGATACCTGGGCCTATCAAGAAGAACTCTTTCAATCGGTTTTAGACATCAAAATAAAAAACAGGAGAGAAGAAACAGAGGAGCCAACACCCAATTACTTTTTGTTTGTCGAACATCCCCATGTCTATACTTTGGGAAAAAGTGGGCATATAGAAAATCTATTGCTCAATGAGGAGCAGTTAGAAGCTAAAGGAGCGACGTTTTATAAAATTAATAGAGGAGGAGATATTACCTATCACGGTCCAGGACAGATTGTAGGATATCCGATTTTGGATTTAGAAAATTTCTTTACGGATATTCACAAATATTTGCGTTTGTTAGAAGAAACAATGATTCTCGTGCTGAAAGATTATGGTATTGAGGCAACGCGAAGTGAAGGTGAAACAGGTGTTTGGTTAGGTGTAGGTACGCCATTTGCCAGAAAAATATGCGCCATGGGGGTGCGTGCTTCTCGTTGGGTGACGATGCATGGTTTTGCCTTGAATGTCAATTCGGACTTAGGGTATTTTGACAATATCATTCCCTGTGGAATCCGAGGGAAAGGAGTTACCTCTTTACATGTGGAACTAGGTGTGAATTACGTAGATGAAGATGAAGTACGAGCTAAAATCATTACGTATTTTACCGAATTATTTGAAGCGACTATAAAAGAACAGTAATATAATTTATAAAATCTCAAGCGGACGTTCCTCTTGGGATTTTTTTATCTTTGTACAAACAACACGATAGTATGAAAAATATAAAAATAGCGCCATCGGTTTTGGCTGCCGATTTTGCAAATCTACAACGCGATATTGAAATGATTAATGAGAGTCAAGCGGATTGGTTCCACATTGATATTATGGACGGTGTTTTCGTGCCAAATATATCTTTTGGAATGCCTGTTTTGGCGGCGATCAACAAACACGCGAAGAAAACCTTAGACGTGCATTTGATGATTGTAGATCCTGATCGATATATTAAAACATTTAAAGATTTAGGAGCAGATATCTTGACCGTTCACTATGAAGCTTGCACACATTTACACCGTACGGTACAAGCAATTAAAGCAGAAGGGATGCAAGCAGGAGTTGCGTTAAATCCACATACGCCAGTGGCTGTTTTAGAGGATATTATTCAAGATTTAGATTTAGTACTAATCATGAGTGTAAACCCTGGTTTTGGTGGACAGAGCTTTATCGAAAATACCTATGATAAAGTGCGTAAGTTAAAAGCGATGTTCGATGCGAAAGGAGCAAATGTAATCATTGAAATTGACGGTGGAGTAAACAGCAAAAATGCAAAAGCTTTAGTTGATGCTGGGGCTGGTGCCTTAGTAGCGGGTAATTTTGTATTTAGTGCTGCGGATCCTATGGCAACAATAGCCGATTTGAAAGACATCGTAAAATAGGTTGACGGTGATCAGGTAAGGAGAAGGAGTAGATTTTGGGTTAGAAAACAAGTTGCCTTAAAATTCAACAAATCAATAACTTTACAACGTACAAACTGCACATAAAAAAACGGCTTGAAGAATTCTTCAAGCCGTTTTTTTATAATAGGGTGTGATCTTACATCATTCCTGGCATACCTCCGCCCATTGGCATTCCTCCACCGTTTTCGTCTTTAATATCAACTAAAGCACATTCTGTGATAAGGATCATACCTGCAACTGAAGCAGCATTTTCTAAAGCTACTCTTGTTACTTTTTTCGGATCGATTACACCTGCTTGTAGCATATCGATGTATTCATTTGTTTTAGCGTTGTATCCGAAGTTATTGCTTCCTTCTAATACTTTAGCTACTACTACAGAACCTTCTAAACCTGCGTTTTCAACAATGGTTCTCAATGGAGATTCTATTGCTTTAGCGATGATTTGAATCCCTGTTTCTTCGTCAGCATTTAACGCTTTAATTGAATCAAGATTTGCTTTTGCACGTAGTAAAGCAACTCCACCACCTGCAACGATTCCTTCTTCAATAGCTGCTCTTGTAGCGTGTAATGCGTCGTCTACTCTGTCTTTTTTCTCTTTCATCTCTACTTCCGTAGCCGCTCCAACATAAAGTACTGCAACACCACCCGCTAATTTCGCTAAGCGCTCTTGTAATTTTTCTTTATCATAGTCAGAGGT contains the following coding sequences:
- a CDS encoding YqaE/Pmp3 family membrane protein, whose protein sequence is MSIWRVILSIIFPPIAVYDKGCGSIVIVFLLTLAGWIPGVIGALVILNNPKYNR
- the lipB gene encoding lipoyl(octanoyl) transferase LipB; translated protein: MNKEVTLIDLGEKDYKDTWAYQEELFQSVLDIKIKNRREETEEPTPNYFLFVEHPHVYTLGKSGHIENLLLNEEQLEAKGATFYKINRGGDITYHGPGQIVGYPILDLENFFTDIHKYLRLLEETMILVLKDYGIEATRSEGETGVWLGVGTPFARKICAMGVRASRWVTMHGFALNVNSDLGYFDNIIPCGIRGKGVTSLHVELGVNYVDEDEVRAKIITYFTELFEATIKEQ
- the rpe gene encoding ribulose-phosphate 3-epimerase; translation: MKNIKIAPSVLAADFANLQRDIEMINESQADWFHIDIMDGVFVPNISFGMPVLAAINKHAKKTLDVHLMIVDPDRYIKTFKDLGADILTVHYEACTHLHRTVQAIKAEGMQAGVALNPHTPVAVLEDIIQDLDLVLIMSVNPGFGGQSFIENTYDKVRKLKAMFDAKGANVIIEIDGGVNSKNAKALVDAGAGALVAGNFVFSAADPMATIADLKDIVK